In a single window of the Prochlorococcus marinus CUG1416 genome:
- a CDS encoding helix-hairpin-helix domain-containing protein: MISEFLSKLKSILFKSKVSTETALKKEKKLTKSTKTKAKTSNAKKNIENLTTLPGVGAKSAKALYAAGFKTTKDVIAADEKDLLAVSGVGINLIKKLKKLK; encoded by the coding sequence ATGATTTCTGAATTTCTAAGTAAACTAAAATCTATCTTATTTAAAAGTAAAGTATCAACTGAAACTGCCTTAAAGAAAGAAAAAAAATTAACCAAGTCTACAAAAACAAAAGCAAAAACATCTAATGCAAAGAAAAATATTGAAAACTTAACTACTCTTCCAGGGGTTGGAGCTAAAAGTGCTAAGGCTTTGTATGCAGCTGGATTTAAAACAACAAAGGATGTAATTGCCGCAGATGAAAAAGATCTTCTTGCTGTATCAGGTGTTGGAATAAATCTAATTAAAAAGCTTAAAAAGCTAAAATAA
- a CDS encoding uridine kinase family protein — translation MKLIFVSGPSGSGKTTLSNQIIVKIKNGTVLRTDNYYKTGLQSKLLSKFIEGYFDRSISFNYKLFKKDFNYILKNGISINERFYDFEKKKVNNYLNETNNINFLIVEGIFAKEFSSTLCNQNYYFLELKINKNECMKRVVKRDIKERGKAKEQAEKDFLKSWDIYHEKLKNKNFKNKANELNISKNTNIDQLLKKLFQ, via the coding sequence ATGAAGCTTATATTTGTAAGTGGTCCTTCCGGAAGCGGGAAAACAACCTTATCAAATCAAATAATTGTAAAAATTAAAAATGGTACTGTATTACGTACTGACAATTACTATAAAACAGGTCTACAAAGTAAATTACTATCAAAATTCATAGAAGGTTATTTCGACAGAAGCATTAGTTTTAACTACAAACTATTTAAAAAAGATTTTAATTATATTCTTAAGAATGGCATTTCAATTAATGAGCGTTTTTATGATTTCGAAAAAAAAAAAGTAAATAATTACTTAAACGAAACAAATAATATAAATTTTTTAATAGTTGAAGGTATTTTTGCTAAAGAATTCTCAAGTACATTATGTAATCAAAATTATTATTTTTTAGAATTAAAAATCAATAAAAATGAGTGTATGAAAAGAGTTGTTAAAAGAGATATAAAAGAAAGGGGGAAGGCAAAAGAACAAGCTGAGAAAGATTTCTTAAAATCATGGGATATTTATCATGAGAAATTGAAAAATAAAAATTTTAAAAATAAAGCAAATGAATTAAATATCTCAAAAAACACTAATATAGATCAATTACTTAAAAAGTTATTTCAATGA